The Aureispira anguillae genome contains a region encoding:
- a CDS encoding OmpA family protein: MMKFFFIILSFVGTFPLIYGQANEGFKVERLKKLKKTIRQDLKGFEVRIKRVRFRGKRCAIGSFEKADSIFQMSHGLILSTGRATDASQANDNVGKTTIHYKKKHRIVKKINQAELYDAAILQFDFYPNSEYISFNFVFASEDYPEFIHAGLHDKLFFILTLPDGKQVNLARLPSSDELVTVQTINPVQAPHYYINNCASVDPIPLLAVDTIVEKTSTHQLVMAKRYNATKASTNSANYPIQYDGFTKVLKAQYPVVPNKRHRLQIAIADHGNPIFDSAVFIEMGSLHSHKNPNFCTGILKRDPSYYYDMDTLSKIYWNPVGTKKEPKSPCWKQFPDIIFDYDSPVLDTKSKLLLRKIAGQLQQCSFFRLKINGYAAAKNDDVYNNKLSRARAEQVRTYLIKYGVPLERIEVSWYGDGAAITKKELTENRRVKLELIQQ; this comes from the coding sequence ATGATGAAATTTTTCTTTATAATACTATCTTTTGTTGGTACTTTCCCTCTAATTTATGGGCAAGCTAATGAAGGGTTCAAAGTAGAACGCTTAAAAAAGCTTAAGAAAACAATTCGTCAGGACTTAAAAGGCTTTGAAGTACGCATCAAAAGGGTACGTTTTAGAGGAAAACGCTGTGCCATTGGATCTTTTGAGAAGGCGGATTCAATTTTTCAAATGTCTCATGGGCTGATTTTATCAACAGGGCGAGCAACCGATGCTAGCCAAGCGAATGACAATGTAGGAAAGACGACCATTCATTACAAAAAAAAGCATCGGATCGTAAAAAAAATAAATCAAGCAGAACTTTATGATGCTGCTATATTGCAATTTGACTTTTATCCCAATTCTGAGTACATTTCGTTTAATTTTGTGTTTGCTTCTGAGGATTATCCCGAATTTATTCATGCTGGTTTACACGATAAGTTATTCTTTATACTCACCTTGCCAGATGGAAAACAAGTCAACCTTGCTCGTTTGCCTTCCTCTGATGAATTGGTAACGGTTCAAACAATTAACCCTGTACAAGCGCCTCATTATTATATTAATAATTGTGCTTCTGTCGATCCAATACCTCTTTTAGCAGTCGATACAATTGTAGAGAAAACCTCAACGCATCAATTGGTAATGGCAAAGCGTTATAATGCCACAAAAGCAAGTACTAATTCAGCCAATTATCCTATCCAGTACGATGGTTTTACCAAGGTATTAAAAGCTCAATATCCTGTAGTGCCCAATAAACGCCATCGTTTGCAAATCGCAATTGCCGATCATGGCAATCCCATTTTTGATTCAGCTGTTTTTATAGAAATGGGCTCATTGCACAGTCATAAAAATCCCAACTTTTGTACAGGAATATTAAAAAGAGATCCATCTTATTATTATGATATGGATACGTTGTCAAAAATATATTGGAATCCTGTTGGAACAAAAAAAGAACCCAAGAGCCCCTGTTGGAAACAATTTCCTGATATTATCTTTGATTATGATTCTCCTGTTTTGGATACAAAGAGTAAACTCCTGCTAAGAAAAATAGCAGGCCAACTCCAGCAATGTTCTTTTTTTAGGCTTAAAATTAATGGTTATGCTGCGGCAAAGAATGACGATGTTTACAATAATAAATTGTCTAGAGCACGAGCAGAGCAGGTACGAACTTATCTAATAAAATATGGAGTGCCCCTAGAACGGATTGAAGTAAGTTGGTATGGAGACGGTGCAGCCATTACCAAAAAAGAATTGACTGAAAATCGTCGAGTAAAATTAGAATTGATTCAACAATAG
- a CDS encoding DASH family cryptochrome, whose product MKKAKRIIVWFRKDLRLHDNEALTKAIENGEEVIPVYVFNEEELMGQTPYQFQKTGPFRAQFLLESVAHLRSALRQKGIDLIIRKGKPEEEVYKLVKEIDASYVYANMERTHDEVLVQNALEKNLWSLGLEILFFRGKMLYYTQDLPFPIAHSPDAFSSFRKEVERFIPIRKPLAEPISFSSWSIDIEVGALPSLKELGHDAINRDKRADLWFKGGEENALLRLHTYFGPKRHLDSFAETRYDLKGLNAASRLSPWLALGCLSPKYVYAELKKYENKYKNNKSTQTFLSELLWRDHYRLMGKKYKDKIFEKGGIRGQETKKLEEDQAAFKDWINGKTESDLINACMLQLKHTGFLSHKGRQLVSSYLVNDLKISWRMGAIYFQHILIDYDICSNWVNWNVVGGVGPDTKEDRYLNMENQVKRFDNKGEYRALWLGSVCS is encoded by the coding sequence ATGAAAAAAGCAAAACGAATAATAGTCTGGTTTCGAAAAGACTTACGATTGCACGACAATGAAGCGTTGACTAAAGCCATAGAAAATGGAGAAGAAGTAATTCCTGTTTATGTTTTTAATGAAGAAGAATTGATGGGACAAACTCCTTATCAATTTCAAAAAACAGGACCTTTTCGAGCGCAATTCTTATTGGAGAGTGTTGCGCACCTTCGTAGTGCTTTACGGCAAAAGGGGATTGACTTGATTATTCGCAAAGGCAAACCAGAAGAAGAGGTTTATAAATTGGTGAAAGAAATTGATGCCAGTTATGTTTATGCCAACATGGAACGTACGCACGATGAGGTATTAGTACAAAACGCACTAGAAAAAAACTTATGGTCGTTGGGCTTAGAGATATTATTTTTTAGAGGAAAAATGCTCTATTATACCCAAGACCTACCGTTTCCTATTGCTCACTCGCCAGATGCCTTTAGTTCTTTCCGAAAAGAAGTAGAACGTTTTATTCCAATCAGAAAACCATTGGCAGAACCTATTTCCTTTTCTTCATGGAGTATTGACATAGAGGTAGGGGCTTTACCTTCTTTAAAAGAACTGGGACATGATGCCATCAACCGAGATAAACGGGCAGATCTTTGGTTCAAAGGAGGGGAAGAAAATGCGCTATTGAGATTACACACGTATTTTGGTCCTAAGAGACACTTAGATTCTTTCGCAGAAACTCGTTATGACCTAAAGGGATTAAATGCCGCTTCTAGATTATCTCCTTGGTTGGCTTTGGGCTGTCTTTCTCCCAAATATGTTTATGCAGAACTAAAAAAATACGAAAACAAGTACAAAAACAATAAATCTACTCAAACCTTTTTATCGGAATTGCTGTGGCGGGATCACTATCGTTTGATGGGGAAAAAATACAAAGATAAGATATTTGAAAAGGGAGGTATTCGTGGACAAGAAACTAAGAAACTGGAGGAAGACCAAGCTGCATTTAAGGATTGGATAAATGGAAAAACAGAGTCGGATTTAATCAATGCTTGTATGTTACAACTAAAACATACTGGTTTCTTGAGCCACAAAGGGCGACAACTGGTCTCTAGTTATTTAGTGAATGACTTGAAAATTAGTTGGCGTATGGGAGCTATTTACTTCCAGCATATTTTAATCGATTATGATATTTGCTCCAACTGGGTCAATTGGAATGTAGTTGGTGGAGTTGGTCCTGATACCAAAGAAGATCGCTATCTGAATATGGAAAATCAAGTAAAGCGATTTGATAACAAAGGCGAATATAGGGCGCTTTGGCTGGGATCTGTTTGCTCTTGA
- a CDS encoding secondary thiamine-phosphate synthase enzyme YjbQ yields the protein MIQQIAFNLTARERGFHLITAEVLNALPQLPSTGLFHLFLQHTSAGLTINENADPDVRTDFESIFNALVPENLPYLVHTIEGPDDMPAHIKSSLVGVSIQIPISNGQLNLGTWQGIYLCEFRNQGGPRKVVATIYS from the coding sequence ATGATTCAACAAATCGCATTTAATTTAACCGCAAGAGAAAGAGGTTTTCATTTGATTACGGCAGAAGTCCTTAATGCCCTGCCTCAATTGCCCTCTACAGGGCTATTTCATCTTTTTTTGCAACATACCTCAGCAGGGTTAACCATCAATGAAAATGCCGACCCCGATGTTCGAACAGATTTTGAAAGCATCTTTAATGCATTGGTTCCTGAAAACTTGCCTTATTTGGTGCATACCATAGAAGGTCCAGACGATATGCCTGCACACATCAAATCATCCTTGGTTGGCGTTTCGATCCAAATTCCCATTAGTAATGGGCAACTTAATTTGGGCACTTGGCAAGGCATTTATCTCTGTGAATTTAGAAATCAAGGTGGTCCTCGAAAAGTGGTTGCAACCATCTACTCTTAA
- the dprA gene encoding DNA-processing protein DprA → MNQPAAAQEELIYKIALHLVPNIGNKTALELLSYYGSAKAVFYKATSAELCQFQKIGLATAQQIITKKTLQRAEEEWEFAQKYKIRVLSQEMLDYPKRLKNCHDAPFLLYYKGNANLNAAKIVAIVGTRKPTKQGRLFCERLIQDLAGYNPLIVSGLAYGVDVTAHKKCLELQLPNIGVVAHGLDRIYPQLHKPIAQRMVDCGGILTEFKTQTEPLPQHFPMRNRIIAGMADAIVVIETANRGGSMITACIANEYNKDVFAVPGNVDAPLSKGCNHLIKTHRASLLESAEDIAYILRWEKQQAGRQKQLFAQLSAEERLIVDLMVGQEVHLEQLIQQTKISTSRIAALLLELELKGMVRALPGSHFRLS, encoded by the coding sequence TTGAACCAACCAGCAGCAGCCCAAGAAGAACTCATTTATAAAATAGCACTACATCTAGTGCCGAATATTGGTAACAAAACAGCTTTAGAATTGCTAAGTTATTATGGCTCTGCTAAGGCTGTTTTTTACAAGGCGACAAGTGCCGAGCTTTGTCAGTTCCAAAAAATTGGTTTGGCTACTGCTCAGCAAATTATAACAAAAAAGACCTTACAACGAGCAGAAGAAGAGTGGGAGTTTGCTCAGAAGTATAAGATTAGAGTGCTTTCTCAAGAGATGTTGGATTATCCCAAGCGACTCAAAAATTGTCATGATGCTCCTTTTTTGTTGTATTATAAAGGAAATGCCAATCTTAATGCTGCCAAAATAGTTGCAATTGTAGGCACCCGAAAACCGACGAAACAAGGGCGGCTTTTTTGTGAGCGTCTGATACAAGATTTAGCAGGTTACAATCCACTTATTGTTAGTGGCTTGGCTTATGGTGTTGATGTTACTGCTCACAAAAAATGTTTGGAATTGCAGTTGCCCAATATTGGTGTTGTAGCACATGGTTTAGATCGTATTTATCCGCAGTTGCACAAGCCTATTGCACAGCGGATGGTAGATTGTGGTGGTATTTTAACAGAATTTAAGACACAAACAGAGCCTTTACCACAACATTTTCCAATGCGCAATCGAATTATTGCAGGAATGGCAGATGCAATTGTTGTGATAGAAACGGCTAATCGAGGCGGCTCTATGATTACTGCATGTATTGCCAACGAATACAATAAAGATGTATTTGCGGTTCCAGGAAACGTGGATGCCCCACTATCTAAAGGCTGTAATCACCTCATCAAAACACATCGTGCTTCTTTATTGGAATCTGCGGAGGACATTGCCTATATTTTGCGCTGGGAAAAACAACAAGCAGGTCGCCAAAAGCAACTATTTGCACAATTATCAGCAGAAGAGCGTTTAATTGTTGATTTGATGGTTGGGCAAGAAGTTCATTTGGAACAATTGATTCAGCAAACCAAGATTAGTACGAGTCGTATAGCAGCTTTATTGCTAGAATTAGAACTCAAAGGAATGGTTCGGGCTTTGCCTGGTAGCCATTTTCGTCTATCTTAA
- a CDS encoding heme-binding domain-containing protein, with amino-acid sequence MNKKKIFLAILGLFAILQFFQIDKSPIPIDQAKTFAANENPPEAILAQIKASCYDCHSNETKYPWYTYVAPISFWIRGHITHAREALNFSTWSEMTAEDQKHALHECAEEIEEGHMPPKGYYRMHGDAYLDDAQKTALQNWFDAQSH; translated from the coding sequence ATGAATAAAAAGAAAATTTTTTTAGCAATACTTGGGCTATTTGCCATACTTCAGTTTTTTCAGATCGATAAAAGCCCTATTCCTATTGACCAAGCAAAGACCTTTGCTGCTAATGAAAATCCTCCTGAAGCGATTCTGGCTCAGATCAAAGCTTCTTGTTATGATTGCCACTCTAACGAAACAAAATATCCTTGGTATACGTACGTAGCTCCTATATCATTTTGGATAAGAGGACATATTACCCATGCACGAGAAGCATTAAATTTTTCTACTTGGTCAGAAATGACAGCAGAGGATCAAAAGCATGCACTTCATGAGTGTGCTGAAGAAATAGAAGAAGGACATATGCCACCTAAAGGTTATTATAGAATGCATGGAGATGCTTATCTGGATGATGCCCAAAAAACAGCATTACAAAATTGGTTTGATGCCCAAAGCCATTAA
- the xerD gene encoding site-specific tyrosine recombinase XerD, giving the protein MELPYIKSFRAFLQLEKGLSAASIEAYLQDLSKLLQFMKIHELNRGLSELLLKDLQDFIAYLNELGLSINSQARIVSSLKAFFRYLVIEEVIADDPALLLSAPKLARSLPSVLSYQEIEQLIAAIDHSKKQGTRNRAIIEVLYACGLRVSELTHLKLSNMYLHIGFIKVIGKGNKERMIPIGEQAIKHLNFYLQDRNQMPNIKLASEDIVFLNRRGGQLTRNMIFIIIKELAIRAGIDKKVSPHTFRHSFATHLIEGGANLRVVQDLLGHKSIVTTEIYTHLDMGYLTDTINRFHPRNQSELKTKD; this is encoded by the coding sequence ATGGAACTACCTTATATCAAATCCTTTAGAGCATTTTTGCAATTAGAAAAAGGCTTATCTGCGGCCTCTATAGAAGCTTATTTGCAAGATTTAAGCAAACTGCTACAATTTATGAAGATCCATGAATTGAACAGAGGGCTATCTGAATTGCTCCTAAAAGACTTGCAAGATTTTATCGCTTATTTGAATGAATTAGGATTGAGCATCAATTCGCAAGCTCGCATTGTTTCTAGCCTAAAAGCCTTTTTTCGGTACTTAGTGATTGAGGAAGTTATTGCTGACGATCCAGCTTTATTGCTAAGTGCTCCTAAATTAGCTCGTTCCCTTCCTTCTGTATTGTCTTATCAAGAAATTGAGCAGTTAATAGCAGCTATAGACCACTCTAAAAAACAAGGCACTAGAAACCGAGCCATCATAGAAGTTTTGTATGCCTGTGGCTTACGGGTAAGCGAATTAACCCATCTTAAGCTCTCCAATATGTACTTGCACATTGGTTTTATTAAGGTAATAGGTAAAGGCAACAAAGAACGAATGATTCCTATTGGAGAACAAGCAATCAAGCACCTAAATTTTTATCTTCAAGATCGAAATCAAATGCCTAATATCAAGTTAGCAAGTGAAGATATTGTCTTTCTAAACCGCCGAGGAGGTCAACTGACTCGAAACATGATTTTTATTATCATAAAAGAGTTAGCCATTCGAGCTGGAATTGACAAAAAAGTATCGCCTCATACCTTTAGGCATAGCTTTGCAACACATTTGATAGAGGGAGGAGCCAACTTACGAGTTGTACAAGACTTATTAGGGCACAAATCTATTGTTACAACCGAAATATACACCCACCTAGACATGGGCTACCTTACCGACACCATCAATCGATTCCATCCTAGAAATCAATCTGAGCTAAAGACAAAAGATTAG